In Salinisphaera sp. LB1, one genomic interval encodes:
- the araD1 gene encoding AraD1 family protein, producing the protein MQLIQYETVSGQRRVGVVDADRVSTIAETASVRELALAAIAAGHGLAAEAEARGMADGLDSLEALLAAGRVLPPLDHDDPAHCLITGTGLTHTGSADTRNAMHQAGQAQPDPDKLTDSMKVFNWGLEGGRPAPGQPGVQPEWFYKGDGRIVARPGGEIPAPDFGKDLGEEPEIAGLYVVADDGTPWRVGYALGNETSDHVTERENYLYLAHSKLRYCSFGPILLTGELPQSVEGMSRIRRDGAVLWEKPFLSGEAHMCHSLENLEYHHFKYRQFLGAGDVHVHFFGTATLSFADNISTRAGDVFEIESPIFGAPLRNTVGSARPALAPGAVQVLD; encoded by the coding sequence ATGCAGTTGATTCAATACGAAACCGTTTCCGGCCAGCGCCGTGTGGGCGTGGTGGATGCCGATCGCGTCAGCACGATCGCCGAGACCGCCAGCGTACGCGAACTCGCACTGGCGGCGATCGCCGCCGGCCACGGTCTGGCCGCCGAAGCCGAGGCCCGCGGCATGGCCGATGGCCTGGACAGCCTGGAGGCGTTACTGGCGGCCGGCCGCGTGCTGCCGCCGCTGGATCATGACGATCCGGCGCATTGCCTGATCACCGGCACCGGGCTGACGCATACCGGCAGCGCCGATACGCGCAACGCCATGCACCAGGCCGGCCAGGCCCAGCCCGATCCGGACAAGCTCACCGACTCGATGAAGGTGTTCAACTGGGGGCTCGAAGGCGGCCGCCCGGCGCCGGGGCAGCCCGGCGTACAGCCGGAGTGGTTCTACAAGGGCGACGGCCGGATCGTCGCCCGCCCGGGCGGCGAGATTCCGGCGCCGGATTTCGGCAAGGATCTGGGCGAGGAGCCGGAGATCGCCGGGTTGTACGTGGTGGCCGATGACGGCACCCCATGGCGGGTCGGCTATGCGCTCGGCAATGAAACCTCGGACCACGTCACCGAACGCGAGAACTATCTCTATCTGGCGCATTCCAAGCTGCGCTATTGCAGCTTTGGCCCGATCCTGCTGACCGGTGAACTGCCGCAGTCGGTGGAAGGCATGAGCCGCATCCGGCGCGACGGCGCGGTACTGTGGGAAAAACCCTTCCTCTCGGGCGAGGCGCATATGTGCCACAGCCTCGAAAACCTCGAGTACCACCACTTCAAGTATCGACAATTTCTCGGCGCGGGTGATGTGCACGTGCATTTCTTCGGCACCGCCACGCTGTCATTTGCCGACAATATTTCCACCCGCGCCGGCGACGTGTTCGAGATTGAGTCACCGATCTTCGGCGCACCGCTGCGCAATACCGTGGGCAGCGCCCGACCGGCGCTCGCCCCCGGGGCCGTTCAAGTCCTGGACTGA
- a CDS encoding aldehyde dehydrogenase (NADP(+)): protein MPEITGQQFIGGTRVAAGQDTLASKSAEDNTPYKQDFFEATPEEVSAAAEAAHDAFDTFATTDPETRAAFLEACADEIEALGETVIREAMRETALPEKRLTGEVGRTTGQLRLFAKVLRRGDYLGVRIDTATDAAPDLRQMQQALGPVAVFGASNFPFAFSVAGGDTASAFAAGCPVVVKAHPGHMVTSEMVGNAIEAAVKKSGMPAGTFNMIFGGMVGAQLVQEPAIKAVGFTGSKTGGRALFDLASQREEPIPVYAEMSSVNPMFMLPEAIAARGNELAEGLAGSVCLGAGQFCTGPGVIIGVKSPAMTAFIETLGEALKNKPGQVMLNHGLLDNYQHGVERLKGLNGVREVVASSAASNQAAARLFMADKSVLFDDAQPLMEEVFGPSTVVVELDSADELEAAARAINGQLTATVTGDDAEIARHQPLVTALSRRAGRVLFNGFPTGVAVNDAMVHGGPYPATTDFHSTSVGTLAINRYLRAVCFQNAPAAVLPKALADGNPLGIRRLVNGDMTTAGL, encoded by the coding sequence ATGCCCGAAATCACCGGCCAGCAATTCATCGGCGGCACCCGCGTGGCGGCCGGCCAGGATACGCTTGCGAGCAAATCGGCCGAGGACAACACCCCCTACAAGCAGGACTTCTTCGAAGCGACGCCCGAGGAAGTCAGCGCCGCTGCCGAAGCCGCGCACGACGCCTTCGATACCTTCGCCACCACCGATCCGGAAACCCGCGCGGCGTTTCTCGAAGCCTGTGCCGACGAGATCGAGGCCCTCGGCGAGACGGTCATTCGTGAAGCCATGCGCGAGACCGCCCTGCCCGAGAAACGCCTGACCGGCGAAGTCGGCCGCACCACCGGCCAGTTGCGCCTGTTCGCGAAAGTCCTGCGCCGCGGTGATTATCTCGGCGTGCGCATCGATACCGCCACCGACGCGGCGCCGGATCTGCGCCAGATGCAGCAGGCGCTCGGCCCGGTGGCGGTGTTCGGCGCCTCCAATTTCCCGTTCGCCTTCTCGGTCGCCGGCGGCGATACCGCCTCGGCCTTCGCCGCCGGCTGCCCGGTGGTGGTCAAGGCCCATCCGGGGCATATGGTCACCTCGGAGATGGTGGGCAACGCCATCGAGGCGGCGGTGAAAAAATCCGGCATGCCGGCCGGCACTTTCAATATGATCTTCGGCGGCATGGTCGGCGCGCAGTTGGTACAGGAACCGGCAATCAAGGCAGTCGGCTTCACGGGCTCCAAGACCGGCGGTCGGGCCCTGTTCGATCTGGCCTCGCAGCGTGAGGAGCCGATTCCGGTCTATGCCGAAATGTCGAGCGTGAACCCGATGTTCATGCTGCCGGAAGCGATCGCGGCCCGCGGCAACGAACTCGCCGAGGGTCTGGCCGGCTCGGTCTGTCTCGGGGCCGGCCAGTTCTGTACCGGGCCCGGGGTGATCATCGGGGTGAAGTCGCCCGCGATGACGGCCTTCATCGAAACCCTCGGCGAAGCGCTCAAGAACAAGCCGGGCCAGGTGATGCTGAACCACGGCCTGCTGGACAACTACCAGCACGGCGTGGAACGGCTCAAGGGCCTGAACGGCGTACGGGAAGTCGTGGCCAGCTCCGCCGCATCGAACCAGGCGGCGGCGCGGCTGTTCATGGCCGACAAGTCGGTGTTGTTCGACGACGCCCAGCCGTTGATGGAAGAGGTGTTCGGCCCGAGCACGGTGGTGGTCGAGTTGGACAGCGCCGATGAGCTCGAGGCCGCCGCACGGGCGATCAACGGCCAGCTGACGGCGACGGTGACCGGCGACGACGCCGAGATCGCCCGGCACCAGCCACTCGTCACGGCCCTGTCGCGGCGCGCCGGCCGGGTGTTGTTCAACGGCTTCCCGACCGGCGTGGCGGTCAACGATGCCATGGTGCACGGCGGACCGTACCCGGCGACCACCGATTTCCACAGCACGTCGGTGGGCACGCTGGCGATCAATCGCTATCTGCGTGCGGTGTGTTTCCAGAATGCACCCGCCGCAGTCCTGCCGAAAGCCCTCGCCGATGGCAATCCGCTGGGCATCCGGCGCCTGGTCAACGGCGATATGACCACCGCCGGCCTGTAG
- a CDS encoding SDR family NAD(P)-dependent oxidoreductase, with protein sequence MSQSAIYPSLEGRTAFVTGGGSGIGAELVSALARQKANVHFVDIDEAASQALVTRLQAESNAHPVSFTPCDIRDVDKLQATIHDIEARHGAIRVLVNNAASDDRHDWQSVTADYWDERMAINLRPQFFAIQAAAPGMAEAGGGSIINFGSISWKVALGGMPGYTTAKAAIHGLTRGMARDLGESNIRVNTIIPGAIITERQLDKWITPEDEARIQANQCLKQRLLPEHVAPTVLFLAADDSAGCTAHEYFIDAGWG encoded by the coding sequence ATGAGTCAATCCGCGATCTATCCCAGTCTCGAGGGCCGGACGGCATTCGTCACTGGCGGCGGCAGCGGCATCGGGGCCGAACTGGTGTCCGCCCTGGCCCGCCAGAAGGCGAACGTGCATTTCGTCGATATCGACGAGGCCGCCAGCCAGGCCCTGGTGACCCGCCTCCAGGCGGAATCGAACGCACACCCGGTGTCGTTCACGCCCTGCGATATCCGCGACGTCGACAAGCTGCAGGCCACGATTCACGACATCGAGGCTCGCCACGGCGCCATTCGGGTGCTGGTCAACAACGCCGCCAGCGACGACCGCCACGATTGGCAGTCGGTCACGGCCGACTACTGGGACGAGCGCATGGCGATCAACCTGCGGCCGCAGTTCTTCGCCATTCAGGCCGCCGCCCCCGGCATGGCCGAGGCCGGCGGCGGCTCGATCATCAACTTCGGGTCGATCAGCTGGAAGGTCGCGCTCGGCGGCATGCCGGGTTATACGACCGCCAAGGCGGCCATCCATGGTCTGACCCGCGGCATGGCGCGCGATCTCGGCGAATCGAATATCCGGGTCAACACCATCATCCCCGGCGCGATCATCACCGAGCGCCAGCTCGATAAGTGGATCACGCCCGAGGATGAGGCGCGCATCCAGGCCAATCAATGCCTCAAGCAACGACTGCTGCCCGAACACGTAGCGCCCACGGTGCTGTTTCTCGCCGCCGACGACAGCGCCGGTTGCACGGCCCATGAATATTTCATTGACGCCGGCTGGGGTTGA
- the araD gene encoding L-arabinonate dehydratase — MSDGQNGNPKRRSQAWFGGHDRDGFLHRSWMKNSGLPDDAFDGRPVIGICNTFSEFTPCNAHFRGLVEHIKRGILDAGGTPLEFPVFSCGETLLRPTAMLFRNLAAMDTEEAIRANPMDGVVLMCGCDKTTPSLMMGAASCDLPTLVVSGGPMLNGRFKGRQLGSGTDVWKFSEDVRAGKMSLDDFLAAESGMHRSAGHCMTMGTASTMASMAESLGMALPGNAAFPAVDAHRNRLGRMSGRRIVEMVEEDLKPSKILTRNAFENAIRTNGAIGGSTNAVIHLLALARRVGVDMHLSDWDKLGHDVPCLVDLMPSGRFLMEDFCYAGGLPALMKQIEDLLHTDALTVNGHTIGENLADVECFDHEVIRKRDNPVNERGGIAVLNGNLAPDGAVLKPSAATTELMTHRGRAVVFESIEDYKARVDDPDLDIDETCVMVLKGAGPKGYPGMAEVGNMPLPTKILEKGVRDMVRVSDARMSGTAFGTVVLHVSPESAAGGPLALVENGDMIELDVDNRRLHLDVDDAELEQRRKRWQAPPPAMDSGYQKLYFDHVQQADLGADLDFLGGCRGADVPRENH, encoded by the coding sequence ATGAGCGACGGACAGAACGGTAATCCCAAACGCCGATCCCAGGCCTGGTTCGGCGGCCACGACCGCGACGGCTTCCTGCACCGAAGCTGGATGAAGAACAGCGGGCTGCCCGACGATGCATTCGACGGCCGGCCGGTGATCGGGATCTGCAATACTTTCTCCGAATTCACCCCGTGCAACGCGCATTTCCGGGGTCTGGTCGAGCACATCAAGCGCGGCATTCTGGATGCCGGCGGCACGCCGCTGGAATTTCCGGTGTTCTCCTGCGGCGAGACGCTGCTGCGCCCGACCGCCATGCTGTTCCGCAACCTCGCGGCCATGGACACCGAAGAAGCCATCCGCGCCAACCCGATGGACGGCGTGGTGCTGATGTGCGGCTGCGACAAGACCACGCCCTCGCTGATGATGGGCGCGGCCAGCTGCGATCTGCCCACCCTGGTGGTTTCCGGCGGGCCCATGCTCAACGGCCGCTTCAAGGGGCGTCAGCTCGGCTCCGGCACCGACGTCTGGAAGTTCTCCGAGGACGTCCGCGCCGGCAAGATGTCGCTGGATGATTTTCTCGCCGCGGAATCCGGCATGCATCGCTCGGCCGGCCACTGCATGACCATGGGCACGGCCTCGACCATGGCCTCGATGGCCGAGTCGCTGGGCATGGCGCTGCCCGGCAACGCGGCCTTTCCCGCGGTGGATGCGCACCGCAACCGGCTTGGTCGCATGTCGGGCCGGCGCATCGTGGAAATGGTCGAGGAAGACCTCAAGCCGTCCAAAATTCTCACCCGCAACGCGTTCGAGAACGCGATCCGTACCAATGGCGCGATCGGCGGCTCGACCAACGCCGTGATTCACCTGCTGGCGCTCGCGCGCCGAGTCGGCGTCGACATGCATTTGTCCGATTGGGACAAACTCGGCCACGACGTGCCGTGCCTGGTGGATCTGATGCCGTCAGGGCGTTTCCTGATGGAGGATTTCTGCTATGCGGGCGGGCTGCCGGCGTTGATGAAGCAGATCGAGGATCTGCTGCATACCGATGCCCTGACCGTGAACGGACACACCATCGGCGAGAACCTGGCCGACGTCGAATGCTTCGACCACGAGGTCATCCGCAAGCGCGACAATCCGGTCAACGAACGCGGCGGCATTGCGGTGCTCAATGGCAACCTCGCCCCCGACGGCGCCGTGCTCAAACCGTCGGCGGCCACGACCGAACTCATGACCCATCGCGGCCGGGCCGTGGTGTTCGAATCGATCGAGGACTACAAGGCCCGTGTAGACGATCCCGATCTGGATATCGACGAAACCTGCGTCATGGTGCTCAAGGGCGCCGGGCCCAAGGGTTACCCGGGCATGGCCGAAGTGGGCAATATGCCGCTGCCGACCAAGATTCTGGAAAAAGGCGTGCGAGACATGGTACGCGTATCCGATGCTCGCATGTCGGGCACCGCGTTCGGTACAGTGGTGCTGCATGTCTCGCCCGAGTCGGCCGCCGGTGGTCCGCTGGCCCTGGTCGAGAACGGCGACATGATCGAACTCGACGTCGACAACCGTCGACTGCATCTGGATGTGGACGACGCCGAACTCGAGCAACGCCGTAAGCGCTGGCAGGCCCCGCCGCCGGCGATGGACAGCGGCTACCAGAAGCTGTACTTCGATCATGTACAGCAGGCCGATCTCGGCGCGGACCTGGATTTCCTCGGCGGTTGCCGCGGCGCGGACGTTCCGCGGGAAAACCATTGA